A window of the Branchiibius hedensis genome harbors these coding sequences:
- a CDS encoding error-prone DNA polymerase, producing the protein MGFNNPAIPWWQLERALSQGIRPEPEAKKYPADGGDAPGFSRKRAAFKARALELTQGPNVPYAELHAHSHYSFLDGASSPEALITQAARLGLHGMALTDHDGLYGVVRFAEAAEAYAATEDAIDLRTCFGAEFSLGLSTPQNGVADPEGDHLLVLAKGNDGYRTLSRALTDGHLAHDAEKGRPVHDLARVAAEAAGGWVVLTGCRKGAVRRALDRDGIEAAAREVAVLQEHFGAGNVFVELTDHGSPADSVRCDQLAQVAAVTNTPVVATNAVHYATPEQFRIATALAAVRSRRSLEELDGWLPAHGQAYLKSGAELLSRFARFPGAIERTVEIADECAFPLRAASPRLPKQDVPQGHTPMSWLRELTWRGAARVWPTLSAEAKARLERELDVIERKDFPGYFLIVNDIVQFARRGGILCQGRGSAAASAVCYVLGITVIDPIYYGLPFERFLSELREEAPDIDVDFDSRRREEVIQYVYRRYGRRNAAQVANVVTYRPKNAVRDMAKALGHSQGQQDAYSRQVERWGAEVSSGDHDIPAEVVDLATQVLSFPRHLGIHSGGMVLTDRPVSEVCPIEPARMADRTVLQWDKDDCAWMGLVKFDLLGLGMLAAVQHTFDLTAQHLGETWRIETIPKEEPGVYDMLCRADSIGVFQVESRAQIGTLPRLKPRCFYDLAVEIGLIRPGPIQGGAVHPYIRRRTGEEPVTYAHPLLEPVLQRTLGVPLFQEQLMQMAMAVGNCSPADADLLRRAMGSKRGVERIDALREKLYAGMRSNGLSDEVASEIYTKIEAFANFGFAESHALSFAVLVYASSWLKLHYPAAFLAGLLRAQPMGFYSPQTLTHDARRHGVEVLSPCIVRSGVYADLERTGAHRPGREACRHDADPTTMPPFDPDAPDDSASHRRDCGYAVRLGLADISAIGADLAQRIVAERARRPFVDMADLSRRCHLETDQLEALSLSGALEPIAGTRREALWQAGATAGVRSDQLPVQQAYQPPLLPELTTGEVLIHDLQSTGISPVDHPMRHARDGLVKDGVLRVTDLATAEPGRRIRVAGVVTHRQRPATASGITFLNLEDETGLANVVVSKGVWQRYRRTARTAPAMVIRGILERTPEGVTNVVADRIEALPISVVTQSRDFQ; encoded by the coding sequence GTGGGATTCAATAACCCGGCGATCCCCTGGTGGCAGCTGGAACGTGCTCTGTCCCAAGGGATCCGTCCCGAGCCAGAAGCCAAGAAGTACCCCGCCGATGGTGGCGACGCCCCCGGGTTCTCCCGCAAACGAGCCGCCTTCAAAGCGCGCGCCCTCGAGCTGACCCAGGGGCCGAACGTCCCCTACGCCGAGTTGCACGCCCACTCGCACTACAGCTTCCTGGACGGCGCCTCCTCCCCCGAGGCACTGATCACCCAGGCGGCACGGCTGGGTCTGCACGGGATGGCGCTGACCGATCACGACGGCCTCTACGGCGTGGTCCGGTTCGCCGAAGCCGCCGAGGCGTACGCCGCAACCGAGGACGCGATCGACCTACGGACCTGCTTCGGTGCCGAGTTCTCCCTCGGCCTGAGCACACCGCAGAACGGCGTCGCCGACCCGGAGGGCGATCACCTGCTGGTGCTGGCCAAGGGCAACGACGGCTACCGCACGTTGTCCCGGGCCCTCACAGACGGCCACCTGGCCCACGACGCCGAGAAGGGCCGTCCGGTGCACGATCTCGCCCGGGTGGCTGCCGAAGCGGCTGGCGGCTGGGTGGTGCTGACCGGCTGCCGCAAGGGTGCTGTCCGACGAGCCCTCGATCGCGACGGAATCGAGGCCGCTGCCCGCGAGGTCGCCGTCCTGCAGGAGCACTTCGGGGCCGGAAACGTCTTCGTGGAGTTGACCGATCACGGCTCGCCCGCCGATTCGGTGCGCTGCGACCAGTTGGCGCAGGTTGCCGCGGTCACCAACACACCGGTCGTGGCGACCAACGCGGTGCACTACGCCACCCCGGAGCAGTTCCGGATCGCCACCGCCCTGGCGGCGGTGCGCTCCCGGCGCAGTCTGGAGGAGTTGGACGGCTGGCTGCCCGCCCATGGCCAGGCCTACCTCAAGAGCGGCGCCGAGTTGCTGAGTCGCTTTGCCCGGTTTCCTGGTGCCATCGAACGCACCGTCGAGATCGCCGACGAGTGCGCGTTCCCGTTGCGCGCGGCCAGTCCCCGCCTTCCGAAACAGGATGTGCCACAGGGTCATACGCCGATGTCCTGGTTGCGGGAGTTGACCTGGCGAGGTGCAGCGCGGGTATGGCCGACCCTCAGCGCGGAGGCGAAGGCCCGGTTGGAACGCGAGTTGGACGTGATCGAGCGCAAAGACTTCCCCGGCTACTTCCTGATCGTCAACGACATCGTGCAGTTCGCCCGCCGCGGCGGCATCCTGTGCCAGGGACGAGGCAGCGCTGCGGCCTCAGCGGTCTGCTACGTCCTCGGGATCACCGTGATCGACCCGATCTACTACGGGCTGCCGTTCGAGCGGTTCCTGTCCGAGTTGCGCGAGGAAGCACCGGACATCGACGTGGACTTCGACTCCCGCCGCCGCGAGGAAGTGATCCAGTACGTCTACCGCCGGTACGGCCGGCGTAACGCGGCCCAGGTCGCCAACGTGGTCACCTACCGCCCCAAGAACGCCGTCCGCGACATGGCCAAAGCGTTGGGGCACAGCCAGGGTCAGCAGGATGCCTATTCCCGTCAGGTCGAACGGTGGGGCGCCGAGGTCAGCAGCGGCGACCACGACATCCCCGCCGAGGTGGTCGACCTGGCCACCCAGGTGCTCAGCTTCCCCCGGCACCTGGGCATCCACTCCGGTGGCATGGTGCTGACCGACCGCCCGGTCAGCGAGGTGTGCCCCATCGAGCCGGCCCGGATGGCCGATCGCACTGTCCTGCAATGGGACAAGGACGACTGCGCGTGGATGGGTCTGGTGAAATTCGATCTGCTCGGCCTGGGAATGCTGGCCGCCGTGCAACACACCTTCGACCTGACCGCGCAGCATCTGGGCGAGACCTGGCGGATCGAGACGATCCCCAAAGAGGAGCCGGGTGTCTACGACATGCTCTGCCGGGCGGACTCGATCGGCGTCTTCCAGGTGGAGAGCCGGGCCCAGATCGGCACCCTGCCCCGGCTGAAACCACGCTGCTTCTACGATTTGGCCGTCGAGATCGGCCTCATCCGTCCCGGCCCGATCCAGGGCGGCGCGGTCCATCCCTACATCCGCCGCCGCACCGGTGAGGAACCCGTCACCTACGCCCACCCGTTATTGGAGCCGGTCCTGCAACGCACCCTCGGCGTACCGCTCTTCCAGGAGCAGTTGATGCAGATGGCGATGGCGGTGGGCAACTGCTCACCGGCCGACGCCGACCTGTTGCGCCGCGCGATGGGTTCCAAACGAGGCGTCGAGCGGATCGATGCCCTGCGCGAGAAGCTCTACGCCGGAATGCGATCCAACGGCCTGTCCGACGAAGTGGCGAGCGAGATCTACACCAAGATCGAGGCCTTCGCGAACTTCGGCTTCGCCGAGTCGCATGCTCTCAGCTTCGCGGTGCTGGTCTACGCCAGCTCCTGGCTCAAACTGCACTACCCGGCCGCGTTCCTCGCCGGTCTGCTGCGCGCCCAACCGATGGGCTTCTACTCGCCGCAGACCCTCACCCACGATGCGCGCCGGCACGGGGTCGAAGTGCTCAGCCCGTGCATCGTGCGCTCCGGGGTGTACGCCGACCTGGAACGGACCGGCGCCCACCGACCTGGCCGGGAGGCCTGCCGCCACGATGCCGATCCCACCACCATGCCGCCGTTCGATCCGGACGCACCGGACGACTCAGCCAGTCACCGACGAGATTGCGGGTACGCCGTGCGGCTGGGTCTGGCGGACATCAGCGCCATTGGTGCCGATCTGGCACAGCGGATCGTGGCCGAACGAGCCCGGCGACCCTTCGTTGACATGGCCGATCTGTCTCGGCGCTGCCACCTGGAAACCGATCAGCTGGAAGCCCTTTCACTATCCGGGGCTCTGGAACCGATCGCCGGGACCCGTCGCGAAGCATTGTGGCAGGCAGGGGCTACGGCCGGCGTACGCAGTGATCAGCTGCCCGTGCAGCAGGCCTATCAGCCGCCGCTGCTCCCAGAACTCACGACCGGTGAGGTGCTGATCCACGACCTGCAGTCGACGGGGATCAGCCCGGTCGACCATCCGATGCGGCACGCCCGCGACGGATTGGTCAAAGACGGAGTCCTCCGGGTCACCGATCTGGCCACCGCCGAGCCCGGTCGACGCATCCGGGTCGCCGGCGTCGTCACCCACCGGCAACGACCCGCTACCGCCAGCGGGATCACCTTCCTCAACCTGGAGGACGAGACCGGACTAGCGAATGTGGTTGTCAGCAAAGGGGTTTGGCAGCGCTACCGGCGTACTGCCCGGACCGCGCCAGCGATGGTGATCCGCGGGATCCTGGAGCGCACGCCGGAGGGGGTCACCAATGTGGTGGCGGACCGGATCGAGGCGTTGCCGATCAGCGTGGTCACGCAGTCGCGCGACTTCCAGTAG
- a CDS encoding gamma-glutamyl-gamma-aminobutyrate hydrolase family protein, which yields MTRPLIGLTSYHDTVSRGVWVDQDSAYLGYSYVAKVAAAGGIPLLIPPVDGADEDWARGVLEALDGLVLSGGEDVAAARYGQDPHPAAQEPHAQRDDCELLLARVSRDVNLPVLGICRGIQVMAVEAGGTLIQHLPDEYPTIDHPSAGGVFGSHPVQIEPGSILYELLGARVEVPTYHHQAVQTAPGYQVVARSDDGVVEAMVDPAARWRVGVQWHPEEAADLRIFEAFVAAATGSRATA from the coding sequence GTGACCCGCCCGCTCATCGGTCTGACCAGCTACCACGACACCGTCTCCCGCGGTGTCTGGGTCGACCAGGACTCGGCGTACCTGGGCTACTCCTATGTCGCGAAAGTCGCTGCGGCTGGCGGCATCCCGCTGCTGATCCCGCCCGTCGACGGCGCGGATGAGGACTGGGCGCGCGGCGTACTGGAAGCTCTGGACGGTCTGGTGCTCAGCGGCGGGGAGGATGTCGCGGCAGCGCGTTACGGTCAGGATCCACATCCGGCCGCCCAGGAACCCCACGCGCAGCGCGACGACTGCGAGCTGTTGCTGGCGCGGGTCAGTCGCGATGTGAACCTGCCCGTGCTCGGCATCTGCCGGGGGATCCAGGTGATGGCGGTGGAAGCCGGTGGAACGTTGATCCAGCATCTGCCGGATGAGTATCCCACCATCGACCACCCCTCTGCCGGAGGCGTCTTCGGGTCTCACCCGGTGCAGATCGAGCCCGGGTCGATACTGTATGAACTGCTCGGTGCCCGGGTGGAGGTGCCGACCTATCACCATCAGGCGGTGCAGACCGCGCCCGGCTATCAGGTCGTGGCACGTTCCGACGACGGGGTGGTCGAGGCAATGGTCGATCCGGCCGCGCGTTGGCGCGTTGGGGTGCAGTGGCATCCGGAGGAGGCGGCCGATCTGCGGATCTTCGAAGCGTTCGTAGCGGCGGCTACTGGAAGTCGCGCGACTGCGTGA
- the lysX gene encoding bifunctional lysylphosphatidylglycerol synthetase/lysine--tRNA ligase LysX → MASTVTGVASSRPAPPAKPHPARQAHDRNSWREVVARWVGRLLMIAAVWSLITIPLRGSVFAEFGADLLGLLNIPAEPSFFMAGFLAVLAGGVRRRLRAAYIWLVALSAVSVAASIALVVRSQDRPDFVDDLRLRGLAHEYAVFRTGPVASVIALIIGLAAFAILLSCRKQFPARLSKNAVGAAIGVLIGGLFFSFAVTFLLTLQFHGTLHTVGEKLLWSARSTFGIDSNPANSAILNGHSGLPWVYGLAGVLSALALLLALLVFYRSGRQAEAISADDELHVRRLLLEYGEDDSLGYFATRRDKSVLFSHDGLAAVTFRNEGSVSLASADPIGRHDSWADAVDLWIKQCRDTGRYPAVLSSSERGTMTYKAAGLRTFPLGDEAIISVERFNLNGPAMRPVRQAVRRVERAGYTTQVRRHSDLSPDELALIAKLAEEWRGEETERGFSMALNRLGDPADGRCLIITAHDTTGTIRGFLSFVPWGSRGVSLDLMRRDRAAENGLNEYMVSCLVDAAPKHGIRRISLNFAVFREVFSNADQVSAGPVTKVTDAALGYASKFFQLETLYRSNDKYQPDWVPRLLCYDPALTVARAGLAMGTAEGFVPVLGPRFLVGQRLASDQEQRSEPDFVAKVRAQEQELLAARAPEPVLNEQQRVRRDKMAALETEGLQPYPVSVPRTHRVADLLQQYVDLPADQITDETVSIAGRIRAVRDFGGVVFAVLDDEAARIQVMVTEDGTPDQARCSWRSATDLGDLVSVTGRIATSRTGELSVLLDSWQLAAKCLSPIPTLGTTLSDDLRARQRTLELLSDPLAMEVLKKRSIGVRSMRKTLQDSDFHEVETPILQTVHGGANARPFTTHINAYDMDLYLRIAPELFLKRLAVGGMQRVFELGRNFRNEGVDATHNPEFTSLEAYQAYADYNVMRELAREVIINAAIAIHGSPVASRKRDDGTVELVDLSVPWPVKPVYQAVSEAVGVELTTATPREQIVAVCRDKGLELDDRMTAGQLIAELYDEFVEGQTTFPTFYTDFPVETSPLTRVHRTDPKLSERWDLVAWGAELGTAYSELIDPIDQRRRLTQQSLAAAAGDLEAMEVDEDFLRSLELGLPPTGGLGLGVDRVIMMIVGEQIKATLAFPFVKPRTING, encoded by the coding sequence ATGGCAAGCACCGTCACTGGGGTCGCATCGTCGCGACCCGCACCCCCGGCTAAGCCGCATCCCGCACGGCAGGCGCACGATCGCAACTCCTGGCGGGAGGTAGTAGCCCGCTGGGTCGGCCGGCTGCTGATGATCGCAGCGGTCTGGTCCCTGATTACCATTCCGCTGCGTGGATCGGTCTTCGCCGAATTCGGTGCCGACCTTCTGGGCCTGCTGAACATCCCCGCCGAACCCAGTTTCTTCATGGCCGGTTTCTTGGCCGTGCTGGCCGGGGGTGTACGCCGGCGGTTGCGCGCGGCGTACATCTGGTTGGTTGCGCTCTCGGCGGTGTCGGTGGCGGCATCGATCGCTCTGGTGGTCCGGTCCCAGGACCGCCCGGATTTCGTCGATGACCTGCGGCTGCGCGGCCTGGCGCACGAGTACGCGGTCTTCCGGACCGGTCCAGTCGCCTCAGTGATCGCTCTGATCATCGGACTGGCTGCCTTTGCCATCCTGCTGAGCTGTCGTAAGCAATTCCCTGCTCGGCTCAGTAAGAACGCGGTCGGGGCGGCTATCGGGGTGCTGATCGGCGGACTGTTCTTTTCGTTCGCGGTGACCTTCCTGCTCACCCTGCAATTCCACGGCACCCTTCACACGGTCGGCGAGAAGTTGCTGTGGTCGGCACGATCGACGTTCGGCATCGACTCCAACCCCGCTAACTCCGCCATCCTCAACGGTCACAGCGGTCTGCCCTGGGTGTACGGACTGGCGGGCGTCCTGTCCGCGCTCGCCCTGCTGCTGGCGCTGCTGGTTTTCTATCGCTCGGGCCGACAAGCCGAAGCGATCTCCGCCGACGATGAGCTGCACGTGCGTCGTCTCCTGTTGGAGTACGGCGAGGACGATTCGCTGGGCTACTTCGCCACCCGCCGGGACAAGAGTGTGCTGTTCTCCCACGATGGACTGGCCGCCGTCACCTTCCGTAACGAGGGCAGCGTGAGCCTGGCCAGTGCGGACCCGATCGGACGGCACGACTCGTGGGCCGACGCCGTCGATCTGTGGATCAAGCAATGCCGGGATACCGGTCGTTATCCCGCCGTGCTGTCGTCCTCCGAACGCGGCACCATGACCTACAAAGCGGCCGGTTTGCGGACCTTCCCGCTCGGCGACGAAGCCATCATCTCGGTGGAACGGTTCAATCTGAACGGTCCGGCCATGCGCCCTGTGCGCCAAGCAGTCCGCCGGGTGGAGCGGGCCGGCTACACCACGCAGGTGCGTCGGCACAGTGATCTCAGCCCTGACGAACTGGCGCTGATCGCCAAGCTGGCCGAGGAATGGCGCGGCGAGGAAACCGAGCGTGGATTCTCCATGGCTCTCAACCGGTTGGGTGACCCGGCCGACGGCCGCTGCCTGATCATCACCGCGCACGATACGACCGGGACGATCCGTGGCTTCCTGTCGTTTGTGCCGTGGGGCAGCAGGGGCGTTTCCCTCGACCTGATGCGCCGGGACCGGGCCGCCGAGAACGGCCTGAACGAGTACATGGTGTCCTGCCTGGTTGACGCGGCGCCAAAACACGGCATCCGGCGGATCTCGCTGAACTTCGCCGTGTTCCGGGAAGTCTTCAGCAACGCCGACCAGGTCAGTGCCGGTCCGGTCACCAAGGTCACCGACGCCGCACTCGGGTACGCATCGAAATTCTTCCAACTCGAAACGCTGTACCGCAGCAACGACAAGTACCAACCGGACTGGGTGCCGCGTCTGCTGTGTTACGACCCGGCGCTGACCGTGGCCCGTGCCGGTCTGGCGATGGGTACCGCCGAAGGGTTCGTGCCGGTTCTCGGCCCCCGGTTCCTGGTTGGACAGCGGCTGGCATCGGATCAGGAGCAGCGCTCGGAACCTGACTTCGTCGCGAAGGTGCGGGCCCAGGAGCAGGAACTGCTGGCCGCTAGGGCACCGGAGCCAGTGCTCAACGAGCAGCAGCGCGTCCGTCGCGACAAGATGGCCGCGTTGGAGACCGAGGGCCTGCAACCGTATCCGGTGTCAGTGCCACGCACCCACCGTGTCGCCGATCTTCTGCAGCAGTATGTCGACCTACCGGCTGACCAGATCACCGACGAAACGGTTTCCATTGCCGGCCGGATCCGGGCGGTGCGGGATTTCGGTGGGGTGGTGTTCGCCGTACTCGATGATGAGGCGGCCCGGATCCAGGTGATGGTCACCGAGGACGGGACGCCCGACCAGGCTCGCTGCTCGTGGCGGTCAGCCACCGATCTGGGTGATCTGGTGAGTGTCACCGGCCGGATCGCTACCTCCCGCACAGGTGAGTTGTCGGTGCTGCTGGACTCCTGGCAGCTGGCTGCCAAGTGCCTCTCGCCGATCCCCACCTTGGGCACCACTCTCAGCGACGACCTGCGGGCCCGACAGCGGACCCTGGAACTACTGTCCGATCCGCTCGCGATGGAGGTGCTGAAGAAGCGCTCGATCGGGGTGCGTTCGATGCGTAAGACCCTGCAGGACAGTGATTTCCACGAGGTGGAGACCCCGATACTGCAGACCGTGCACGGTGGGGCCAACGCGCGGCCGTTCACGACCCACATCAACGCCTACGACATGGACCTCTACCTGCGGATCGCTCCCGAGCTGTTCCTGAAACGGCTCGCGGTGGGCGGGATGCAGCGGGTCTTCGAGCTGGGACGCAACTTCCGCAACGAGGGCGTCGATGCCACCCACAACCCGGAGTTCACCTCGTTGGAGGCCTACCAGGCGTACGCCGACTACAACGTGATGCGCGAACTGGCCCGTGAGGTCATCATCAATGCGGCCATTGCGATCCATGGGTCGCCGGTCGCGTCCCGCAAGCGGGACGACGGCACCGTTGAGCTGGTCGACCTGTCCGTGCCGTGGCCGGTGAAGCCGGTATACCAGGCGGTGTCCGAAGCGGTCGGTGTCGAGCTGACGACGGCTACGCCGCGGGAACAAATCGTGGCTGTGTGCCGTGACAAGGGCCTTGAGCTGGACGACCGGATGACGGCCGGGCAGTTGATCGCGGAGCTGTACGACGAGTTCGTCGAAGGGCAGACCACGTTCCCGACCTTCTACACCGACTTCCCGGTGGAGACCTCGCCGCTGACCCGGGTGCACCGCACCGACCCGAAACTGTCAGAGCGGTGGGATCTGGTCGCGTGGGGTGCGGAACTGGGCACTGCCTACAGCGAACTCATCGATCCCATTGATCAGCGGCGCCGGTTGACCCAGCAGTCGCTGGCTGCGGCAGCCGGTGACCTGGAGGCCATGGAGGTCGATGAGGACTTCCTGCGATCGCTGGAGCTCGGTCTGCCGCCGACCGGTGGGCTCGGCCTGGGCGTGGACCGGGTGATCATGATGATCGTCGGCGAGCAGATCAAGGCGACGTTGGCCTTCCCGTTCGTGAAGCCTCGTACGATCAACGGGTGA
- a CDS encoding phytoene desaturase family protein, with protein MTAQSSASAVVVGSGPNGLAAAVRLAQAGLHVTVVERHDDVGGGMRTQELTVPGVRHDVCSAFHPTGVASPYFRSLHLERHGLRWLWPQIDLAHPLDDGRAGVATRDLAATRESLGRDGDRWARIFEPAIRHFGPLTDEVFQPVMHLPRHPLVLGRFGVAAALPATLASRAFSDGPARALFTGAAAHAIDDLRRPMTSAVGLLLTAAAHAVGWPVAEGGSQSIARALVAEFEELGGQVITGRPITDLDHLGSIAERRPDVVVLDVAPAGALQIVGDQLPPRVRRAFEAYRYGPAAFKIDYAIDGDIPWTNELVRRAGTVHLGGSAPEIVTAEAATTRGTMPERPFVLLGQQYLADPGRSANGINPIYAYAHVPQGYSGDASEQITRQIERFAPGFRDRIVASSTINPVQWAAYNPNYVGGDISAGANTARQLVFRPRMTTNPYWLGVPGLYLCSAATPPGGGVHGMAGFNAAEAALAELSRSAGTAGRRA; from the coding sequence ATGACCGCACAGTCATCGGCGTCTGCGGTGGTCGTCGGCAGCGGCCCGAACGGTCTGGCTGCCGCCGTCCGGCTCGCCCAGGCGGGGCTGCACGTCACGGTTGTCGAGCGCCACGACGACGTCGGCGGCGGCATGCGCACCCAAGAGCTGACCGTCCCGGGCGTGCGACACGACGTGTGCTCCGCCTTCCACCCGACGGGCGTCGCCTCGCCGTACTTCCGCTCGTTGCACCTGGAGCGGCACGGGTTGCGCTGGCTCTGGCCGCAGATCGATCTTGCCCATCCCCTCGACGATGGCCGAGCGGGAGTGGCCACGCGCGATCTGGCCGCGACCCGGGAGTCGCTGGGAAGGGACGGTGACCGTTGGGCGCGGATCTTCGAGCCGGCGATCCGGCACTTCGGGCCATTGACCGACGAAGTGTTCCAGCCCGTGATGCATCTACCTCGTCATCCGCTGGTGCTCGGACGTTTCGGGGTGGCCGCAGCGCTGCCCGCAACGCTCGCGTCACGGGCGTTCTCCGATGGCCCAGCCCGGGCGCTGTTCACCGGTGCCGCCGCCCACGCCATCGATGACCTGCGGCGGCCGATGACCAGCGCCGTCGGCCTCTTGCTCACGGCGGCCGCGCACGCAGTGGGTTGGCCGGTTGCCGAAGGCGGTAGTCAATCGATTGCCCGCGCCCTGGTCGCCGAGTTCGAGGAGCTTGGCGGCCAGGTCATCACCGGGCGGCCGATCACTGACCTTGATCACCTCGGATCCATCGCCGAACGCCGACCGGACGTCGTCGTCCTGGATGTCGCGCCCGCAGGAGCGCTACAGATCGTCGGCGACCAGTTGCCACCCCGGGTGCGCCGGGCCTTCGAGGCGTACCGCTACGGGCCGGCCGCGTTCAAGATCGACTACGCCATCGACGGCGACATCCCGTGGACCAATGAGCTGGTGCGTCGAGCAGGGACGGTCCATCTGGGCGGCAGCGCCCCAGAGATCGTCACGGCCGAGGCAGCGACCACCAGAGGAACGATGCCCGAGCGGCCGTTCGTGCTGCTGGGCCAGCAGTACCTGGCCGATCCGGGTCGAAGCGCCAACGGGATCAACCCCATCTATGCGTACGCCCATGTGCCGCAGGGATATTCGGGAGATGCCAGCGAGCAGATCACGCGGCAGATCGAACGGTTCGCGCCGGGCTTCCGCGACCGTATCGTGGCCAGCTCGACCATCAACCCCGTGCAGTGGGCGGCGTACAACCCCAACTACGTCGGTGGCGACATCAGCGCTGGCGCGAACACGGCACGCCAGTTGGTCTTCCGACCTCGCATGACGACCAACCCCTATTGGCTCGGGGTCCCGGGGCTCTACTTGTGCTCGGCTGCGACCCCGCCTGGCGGTGGGGTGCACGGCATGGCCGGGTTCAACGCCGCCGAAGCGGCGTTGGCCGAACTCAGTCGATCAGCAGGGACAGCAGGTCGGCGCGCGTGA
- a CDS encoding cystathionine beta-synthase, whose amino-acid sequence MRYAEHIADLVGDTPLVKLNHVTDGIACTVLAKVEYVNPGGSVKDRIALRMVEAAERSGALQPGGTIIEPTSGNTGVGLALVAQRKGYQCIFVCPDKVSEDKRNVLKAYGAQVVVTPTSVAPDDPNSYYCVSDRLVQETPGGWKPDQYSNPEGPNSHYHSTGPEIWADTDGRVTSFVAGIGTGGTITGTGRYLRDISADREGGRVRIVGADPEGSVYSGGTGRPYLVEGVGEDMWPRAYDPKVPDEIIAVSDAESFAMTRRLAREEGLLVGGSCGMAVVAALKHAATLPADAIVVVLLPDGGRGYLSKIFDDDWMASYGFLSAGEEVSVGEALARKSGTLPALVHTHPAETVRDAIMILREYAVSQMPVVNAEPPVVVGEVAGSVSERELLDALYAGRAHLADAVAKHLEPPLPLIGAGEPVSAARQSLEKCDAVMVVEDGKPTGVLTRADLLSLLID is encoded by the coding sequence GTGAGGTACGCCGAACACATCGCCGATCTGGTCGGCGACACCCCCCTGGTCAAGCTCAATCACGTCACCGATGGCATCGCCTGCACGGTCCTGGCGAAAGTCGAGTACGTCAATCCCGGCGGCTCGGTCAAGGACCGAATCGCGCTGCGGATGGTCGAAGCCGCCGAGCGCAGCGGCGCGTTGCAACCCGGCGGCACGATCATCGAGCCCACCTCGGGCAACACCGGTGTCGGGCTGGCGTTGGTTGCCCAGCGCAAGGGTTACCAGTGCATTTTCGTCTGCCCGGACAAGGTCAGCGAGGACAAGCGCAACGTCTTGAAGGCGTACGGCGCGCAGGTCGTGGTGACGCCCACGTCCGTCGCACCGGACGATCCGAACAGCTACTACTGCGTCTCCGACCGGCTCGTCCAGGAGACCCCGGGCGGCTGGAAACCCGACCAGTACTCCAACCCCGAGGGCCCCAACAGCCACTACCACTCCACGGGTCCGGAGATCTGGGCCGACACCGACGGCCGGGTCACCTCGTTCGTGGCCGGCATCGGCACGGGCGGCACGATCACCGGCACCGGCCGCTACCTGCGCGACATCTCGGCGGACCGCGAGGGCGGCCGGGTGCGCATCGTGGGCGCCGACCCGGAGGGTTCGGTCTATTCCGGCGGCACCGGCCGGCCCTATCTGGTCGAAGGCGTCGGTGAGGACATGTGGCCGCGCGCCTACGACCCGAAGGTGCCCGACGAGATCATCGCGGTCAGCGACGCGGAATCCTTCGCGATGACGCGGCGGCTGGCCCGCGAAGAAGGTCTGTTGGTGGGCGGCTCCTGCGGCATGGCGGTCGTGGCCGCGCTCAAACACGCGGCGACGTTGCCCGCCGACGCGATCGTCGTCGTACTCCTGCCCGATGGCGGACGCGGGTACCTGTCCAAGATCTTCGACGACGACTGGATGGCGTCCTACGGGTTCTTGTCGGCCGGTGAGGAGGTCAGCGTGGGTGAGGCGCTGGCCCGCAAGTCGGGCACGCTGCCGGCCCTGGTGCACACCCACCCGGCCGAAACCGTGCGCGACGCGATCATGATCCTGCGCGAGTACGCCGTGTCCCAGATGCCCGTCGTCAACGCCGAACCGCCCGTGGTCGTCGGTGAGGTCGCCGGCTCGGTGAGTGAGCGCGAACTGCTGGATGCGTTGTACGCCGGGCGCGCGCACCTGGCCGACGCCGTCGCCAAACACCTGGAACCGCCGTTGCCGCTGATCGGTGCAGGGGAGCCGGTCAGTGCCGCTCGTCAATCGCTGGAGAAGTGCGACGCTGTGATGGTGGTCGAGGACGGCAAACCGACCGGCGTGCTCACGCGCGCCGACCTGCTGTCCCTGCTGATCGACTGA